In the Salvia splendens isolate huo1 chromosome 16, SspV2, whole genome shotgun sequence genome, ACGATCGAAACGCAATCATCCACATCAATAATTCATTAAATGAAAGGAAAAGCAAATACGGCAACATGATTGCAGAAAGGAACACAAAACCACCAACTTTGCCGCGAAACTACATTCCAAGCAAACCGATATTACCTGCGGAGTTCGAGACAAAAAACTTGTATCAATATTGAACGCCGAACTCCGCTCGCGAACGATGTCAGCTTTCGAATTCCAAACGCGAATACAAATTTCGTTTTTTCAAGCTACGTTTTCTCTCAGGACGGGGCGAATCGAAGCCAAAAAACAGCTGAACAGCGGAGAAACGTTAATGCGGCAAAACAAAGgctattttttctcattcaaaTACAGCGAGGAAATTGAAGATTCCAGAAGCGCTCCATATAAAATCACGGATTTGTACACGGCTTTGAAAAAGTTCTGCCAAAGATCTTCTCTACGTTGGTTACGCTTGAATTGGAAACAAAACTATGTATAAAATTGTGGAAGTGTATGGTGTGTGTGAAAGAGAGGGAAAATCGATCGCGCAAATGAAGAGTCCATTTATGGAAATATATATACTGCACACAACGAGAATGTGGGAGTGAAAAAGAATGGAGTctggtttttttttgtttttcaataTTTGTTTATCTAAAGTTAGAAacattgaataattaaagaggaCACGTGGGGGCGCGGATACCGTTGGTGGAGCCCGCTATTTTGAAAGAGAATCCGTTACCGTCGATTCTCCAGAGTTTTTAATGGGAAGCTTTTATTGATGTATATTAAATATAGAATAGATTATTAAATCTATGCATTTGCGAAAAATTGAATACACTAATTGAAATTTAATGTATTTAACCTATGTAATGGACTTGATATTTCAATTTGTGAAATTTAGTGTTGACGTCATCATGCCCCTTATGCCCTGGGCGACACACGTGCTACAATGGCCGGGACAAAGGGTCGCGATCCCGCGAGGGTGAGCTAACCCCAAAAACCCGTCCTCAGTTCGGATTGCAGGCTGCAACTCGCCTGCATGAAGCTGGAATCGCTAGTAATCGCCGGTCAGCCATACGGCGGTGAATTCGTTCCCGGGCCTTGTACACACCGCCCGTCACACTATGGGAGCTGGCCATGCCCGAAGTCGTTACCTTAACCGCAAGGAGGGGGATGCCGAAGGCAGGGCTAGTGACTGGAGTGAAGTCGTAACAAGGTAGCCgtatatttttagttagtgGTTATGGTTAATTATGAGgtcaatttcattatttttagtTAGGGTCCATATCTAATCGTTCTCGTTTTTAGTGTTAATCAAGTTGTTTGTATCTAAAATAATACTGATACTCGTGTGCCTATTACTGTTAGAAAATTGTGAATATAATCAAAGTAATGGAGATATTTTTATCATAAGGTGTTAGAAACATAGAACTAAATGTTTATCATAAGTAGAGTTGCTTTTCTGCAAGCAAGTCACatgataattgaaattaaattgatGGTTAGGATATAGAAAGAGCACCACGTATTTTACTAGCAATTAATTCTTTGTAAATCATAATGTAGTTTCAGATAAGAAGgagaacaaattaaaaatgGATGTGTGAACGCCATTTGTCCcaatatttttttccttcttgTTGTGATTTAAAATTGTCTTACTAAtcattatttttgttgattgcaATGTTTTCTGTACATATTAGATAAAACGGTTTAGGTTGTTGAGATTTTAAATTGTTTAATACTGTAATAAAGTATTACTAGTAGTACTTacgagtactatattttatgaGTATGTTGTATTTCTTCGTTTAATTGCGTTGATAATGATCGAATGTTTTTATGAGTATGTTTTGCGATACATAATTTTGTTGTTACGTTTATATATTGTCTTAGTAATGAATGTTTTTTGGAGTATCCCATGCCCTATAGTTTTCTTATTGCGTTTTAAAATTATCTTAAATATGACTGTATTCTATGAGTATATTGTGCCATACATAGTTTTGTTGTTGCGTTGTTAAATTATCTTAATCATAATGAATTTTATGACTATCTAGTGCCATGTACTATAGTTTTGCTACTGCTctctaaaattattttaataataaaaatattttctagtGTTGTGCCATAGTTTTGTTATTGcctttttcaattattttaacttTTCAATGCGAAACAAAGGCCATGATATATGTTTTGCTTACGACAGAGAATAAGTGTTTTCAATTATATTGAATTTGTTTTTAGTGACACACGAGGGCCATAATTCATCCAAATACCTACCTATATTCATTAATAATGTTATGGCACGTTCAGTGAAGCTAAGGCTCCTTTCTTTAATCATGATTTTGTATTTGAGGccaaaaatacacaaacaaacatactcctatataacttgatttttttttatcacttgCCATGTGTAATACTCCTAGTTGCGATTCGCATGGCCCATGCTTTTGGGGAAGAGCATCCCACACGGTCGCAACTCATACGGATTGCAGAGGAGGTGGACAACGTGCTAGATGCATGGATCGTGCGCAAGGGTGCATATGGCGCACGAGTCTTGAGATAGTGAAACCCTAcccttttatcattttatgaattttttttactttgtttaaGTTACACTCTTGACTAATTTCTCCTTGAGACTTGTATGAACTAAAAATACTTGCGGGCCCACATGGAATCCTCTcctatcattttttttttcttcgaaTAATAATAGATGTTTGAcattttttgtaaataattgtACAAAAGTCTAAAATACCGAAATAAATCATAGGAATAATTGCGTTGATATTAATGTAGCTGGGGTTTGCTAGTTCGGTGAGCCGTAAATAGTATGGGGTGACATCATAAATAGTAAGCTCGCGCTTCGAGCTCCAACTTACAGAAACGGCCTCTAATAATTTTAAGAGGTCGAAATGTTTGCAGAAAAGGGGAAAAAACACTCACTGCATAACAGTTTCAAATTTGCCTCTTATAATATCAATGCATCATCACTATctctgtatatatatatatatatatgcagttTGCAGGCGAAACAAACCTACAACAGACTAAGACCACCCTACGTTGTCTGAACTTCAGACCGGCTGGTCATCCGGACGAACTGTGCGAACGGAGAAAAGTGCTCCGGTGAGAAGAAAGAAGCACCCATTCTCTGGTATGTGAACGTGTCCACCAATGTGTTCGCGTCCAGTACTGTCTTCTTGATCTGATCAAAGCCCCCGGAGAGGCCTGAGGGCAACGAATTCTGGCCGGACACCGTCACTCCATGCTTTCTGCACGAAGACGTTATCTCCTTGAGTAGCGACTGTGGGCTCGACAGGATCTCAGCCGGCTGTTGCTCATCGGCTAGGTCCATCCCGGGGAGAATCATGCTGCAGGAGTTTCTTGAGAAGATTCTAGCGACACCATCGTAACCATCCCGGTTGGCAGCGTTGTAGAACCCGGCCGTGAGCTCAGCCGGGCGGGAGCGGGTCAGGTGCCAAGAGTGGATGAGAGGAACTTTACCGGACATGGCAATGCCGGCGTCTTTGAAGGTCGAAGAAGCGAGGGACAAGATACGGTCACCGTGAGATAACAGCTGACTCGAATACCAGGAGAGGAAGAAATCGCCGTAGGGTGTCTCCCAAGATCCGCCGTTTTCAGCGAAGAAGCCTTCGGAGAGCGGAGATCGGTCGTGGCTGGGGGTGTCGTGGGGACCACCAAGACCCCATAGAGGACTTCCATTTGTCTCAGCATGCTGCTTTAGATTTTTAAGCATGTATCTGTCATAACACTGGAATTCTCCGGCTCCCCGGTTGCTTTTGTCGAGCGGGTGATGAGATGGATATCGAAGCTCGCCATCCGGTCCGAGCCCGATCGATACTCTCTGTTGAATATAAGAAAGGACCAACTATAATCAGCAAAATATAGTGTTTGCTAGTTCAAATTTAATGACTAACATCACAAAAACTTATGTGAGACGGTTAGACGAGTAAGATGTACAGACATGTCAAACATCCGGATTCAAGTCCATATCCAATAGCACATCGGTGTTTCATAGTGTTTGGATCCGGATCATGACAGTCCGAAAAACATAACCCCTAAGACCAGCTTATACGAGAGTCTCTCTTACTCGATCAAAATGAAAGCATTTTTAATCAGCAAAAGCAGAGCTGTAAGTTCAAAGGACGCATCCTTATCCTATCAAGCAAGAGAGCCTTACCGTGATTGTAGAACCCAAGAAAGGCGAGAAGGTAGCTTTGAAGTTATCACAAAAATCTCTGTACACTTGGACCGGAGTTTTTCCATCTAAAACAGGAACATCATCCACGGCAAATGAAAGACAATCTCTGCACTGCTGTCCCGACTTATCCGCAAAGTAGATGTCTGGATCGCCTTCACCTATTCGAGAAACCCATTCTGGAAGGCGAATCTTGCATTCTTCTGAAGTATGGAAACAGAGAGAGACATGAAGCTCAAGGCCCAATTTTTGTACCACTTCCACAACAGCAAGGTAGCTTGTCCATTCATATTTCCCCATAGCTTCCTTCTCAACTACTCCCCACCAAATTGGGAGCTCAACACCCTTCACACCCAATACTTTCAAAGCCTTCAGCCCTGCAGCAATTGCTCGTGCACGGCTTATCTTATTAGACTTGGAGACTGTGTCAAGAGGCAGACCAACGAATAACTTGATCCCATCAACCTGCAATCCAAGGTAAAAAGCCTGTCATGTATCCATCTTTACAAATTTGTAAATACAGCATTTACATTTCTATTTATCTCAAAACCGATGGGAAGCACATGGAATATCAAGAACAACACCACACACAAGTTTGATGAAGTCATGTTGATTTTTTAGCTTTTAAAGGAGAAATTCCATTGATTGGAACATATTAATAAGCAGTTACATTCTTACCAGTCACAATACCAACGGGAAGCTTGTCAGATATCTCAAGGACAATGCCACACACAAGTATGATGAAGACACATTGATTTTAGATGAGTTTATAAGCAGGTAACTTCAACTTTTTTTTGGAGAATTTCGATTGAATATAACAGGTTCTACATTATATAGTACAAGAACAGATtcatctttttcttattttagaaCATTGCAAACCTTATTTTGGATCCTTTAGTAGATAATTCAACAGAATTCTAGCACCAACCACAAAAATTAACATAGATCCTAATGCCAAATTTCTCATTCATTCCAGACACGATCAATAAAGTACATTACacatttgttttcattttaccACTTCTCTAAACAATGCAAAACATTTAATCGATTTCAAGACTTCAACCTTAAGTAGATAATTTCTGCAAATTAAAAACCATGAAAAAACAAAAGATCAACACATACACGTATCAAAACCTAAAGTAGAAAATTTCATTTCTCATCACTTCAAATCAacccaaaaatgaaaatacgCAAGAAAAAAGTGCCTTAACACGAAAGAGAGAACTTACAAGCTTGGTTCTTGAAATTATTGGAGTTCTCTCAGAATTGACAGCATCTGCAGTTTGAGCAGAAGCAGAGGCTCTGAGAGTGAAACCCGCTGCAGATTTCCACTGCAATTTCAAGCTTTGATTCTGAACGAAGCAACACGCCTTCGATTTATTCTTCAAATTACAGATTTCAGCACCCAAATTCTTGCTGAAACTAAACAGCCCAGCATCACAGCTTCTTCCCAAATTCACCTGGGAGCTTCGAATCACTGAAATCTCCATGTTTGCATAGAATCCAGATAAAAAAGAATCGAATTCCAAATCTTTGAGGGTCTTCTTCGAGGAAATCGACTTAGTTTCTGGTTGAATTCGTCTCAAATTCTCTACTTGAATCGGCGAATATTGGGGGAAAAGGGCTCGAGTTTGAATCGAGAAtttgagattaaaaaaaataaaatgaatgaaatgaagaagATTGTGAGAAACTAATTAGTTGGATTTTATAGAATTTTAATGGAATATATTTTGGTTGATTAAACAAAACGACAGAAATTTTTGGACCACATCAAAAATGCAATGAGAAAGAAttattagtaattatttttaatttgataatcTTTTCCACCAAAACagtaatttgtttttattttctaaattttactactactactactagtattattttaaatatattctcgatcctatataaatattttttcactAGTAAAACTCATAATTTGAAGAGGAAAAAAACGTACTCCAATGGTTTGATTTGAGGAAATAAGTTTTGTTAATTTTATAGTTTGGTAATTTTATCTTTGTAATTTCCCTTTTCCGCCAAGCAGAATCCCAATTAATTTGGATCACAGGATATTTTTATGGATAAGAGAGACGTGGAGACACCGATGACATGTACTGATAAAaacatttaataattttaatacccatttttatatttaaattgggTAAAAAATGACCTGACACGTGGCAATGCCCATATGCAAGATGACTAGTTGCTGACTCACTTTCCACAAAATTTGATTCTGTGACAGTACAATATTGAGGAGGTTAATATTATTGAGACAGATACATTATAAAATATGGAAATTGGTAGTACAtgtctttaaaataaaatgttgcACAAACCTCAAAATCTGAGCTGCAATTAACTGTGGATAAGGTTCTGTACTATAGTGTGAGCTGTCCATGCTGAATCTATCAAAATGTATAATGTTAAATagttaaaaaataatgaaatttgattaaattatgatttattatggaattttaaaaaatgaccaattatatagtattatataatttatcattttttaaactGTTCCATAGTCTATAATTTGAGCAAAATTATGTATCCTTTTTGCAAACAATGCAAACAAAACATACAACTATTTAAACGACGTCATTAATACATTTAATCAATT is a window encoding:
- the LOC121769917 gene encoding inactive beta-amylase 9-like — protein: MEISVIRSSQVNLGRSCDAGLFSFSKNLGAEICNLKNKSKACCFVQNQSLKLQWKSAAGFTLRASASAQTADAVNSERTPIISRTKLVDGIKLFVGLPLDTVSKSNKISRARAIAAGLKALKVLGVKGVELPIWWGVVEKEAMGKYEWTSYLAVVEVVQKLGLELHVSLCFHTSEECKIRLPEWVSRIGEGDPDIYFADKSGQQCRDCLSFAVDDVPVLDGKTPVQVYRDFCDNFKATFSPFLGSTITRVSIGLGPDGELRYPSHHPLDKSNRGAGEFQCYDRYMLKNLKQHAETNGSPLWGLGGPHDTPSHDRSPLSEGFFAENGGSWETPYGDFFLSWYSSQLLSHGDRILSLASSTFKDAGIAMSGKVPLIHSWHLTRSRPAELTAGFYNAANRDGYDGVARIFSRNSCSMILPGMDLADEQQPAEILSSPQSLLKEITSSCRKHGVTVSGQNSLPSGLSGGFDQIKKTVLDANTLVDTFTYQRMGASFFSPEHFSPFAQFVRMTSRSEVQTT